In a genomic window of Gossypium arboreum isolate Shixiya-1 chromosome 9, ASM2569848v2, whole genome shotgun sequence:
- the LOC108459281 gene encoding wall-associated receptor kinase-like 1, whose amino-acid sequence MYKALKRKQKILLKQKYFKRNGGLLLQQHLSSNEGNVEKIKLFTSKEMKKATDSYNENRILGQGGQGTVYKGMLIDGSIVAIKKSKMVEGKKFDERKVEQFINEVIILSQINHRNVIKLLGCCLEAEVPLLVYEFIPNGTLYDLIHNQNEELPLTWEMRLRIAIEIANALFYLHSAASAPIYHRDIKSSNILLDDKYRAKVSDFGTSRSVALEQTHLTTRVQGTFGYMDPEYFRSSQFTEKSDVYSFGVVLIELLTGQKPISAEQSEPVRSLVSYFLHSMQENSLFNILDPMLEKDGPEQEIIVVALLAKRCLNLNGKKRPTMKQVAMELESINASGGNVIEDHGDEESEIDDMIHSWETNPSCSMSRTITTNSVTFPLNSSF is encoded by the coding sequence ATGTACAAAGCCCTCAAAAGAAAACAGAAAATCTTGCTGAAGCAGAAATACTTCAAAAGGAATGGAGGTTTGTTACTGCAACAACATTTATCTAGCAATGAAGGTAATGTTGAAAAAATTAAGTTGTTTACTTCAAAAGAGATGAAAAAGGCGACTGATTCTTATAATGAAAACCGAATCCTTGGTCAAGGAGGTCAAGGGACTGTTTATAAAGGAATGCTAATAGATGGAAGCATTGTGGCTATTAAGAAATCCAAAATGGTGGAAGGAAAGAAATTTGATGAAAGGAAGGTTGAACAGTTCATTAACGAGGTGATAATTTTATCTCAAATTAACCACAGGAACGTGATTAAGCTTTTAGGGTGTTGCTTAGAGGCTGAAGTTCCTCTATTGGTGTATGAGTTCATCCCAAATGGTACATTATACGATCtcattcataatcaaaatgaagAATTACCATTGACATGGGAGATGCGTTTACGAATTGCGATTGAAATTGCTAACGCCTTGTTCTATTTGCATTCAGCTGCTTCTGCTCCTATTTATCATCGAGACATCAAATCTAGTAACATACTTTTGGATGATAAATATAGGGCAAAAGTATCAGATTTTGGAACTTCAAGATCAGTTGCACTTGAACAAACACATCTAACCACTCGGGTGCAAGGAACTTTCGGATACATGGATCCCGAATATTTTCGATCAAGCCAATTTACAGAGAAGAGTGATGTTTATAGCTTTGGAGTTGTTCTTATTGAGCTTTTAACAGGGCAGAAACCCATCTCCGCAGAACAATCAGAGCCAGTGAGAAGCTTGGTATCTTATTTTTTGCATTCAATGCAGGAGAATTCCTTATTTAACATTCTCGATCCAATGTTAGAAAAGGATGGTCCAGAACAGGAGATTATAGTTGTGGCTCTACTAGCAAAAAGATGCTTGAATCTTAATGGAAAGAAAAGACCCACCATGAAACAAGTAGCAATGGAGCTGGAGTCGATTAACGCTTCAGGTGGAAATGTTATTGAAGACCATGGTGATGAAGAATCTGAAATAGATGACATGATCCATTCATGGGAGACCAATCCAAGTTGTTCAATGTCTAGGACAATTACAACCAACAGTGTAACTTTTCCATTAAATTCATCTTTCTAG